Proteins co-encoded in one Candidatus Nitrosacidococcus tergens genomic window:
- a CDS encoding zinc-dependent alcohol dehydrogenase family protein gives MKAVTIRSPGGLDRLEISNLPDPGTPGFDQIRVAVHASSLNFHDLLVANGSIPTADGRVLMADAAGVVEEVGEGVTEFKVGDLIVSCFFPQWQDGLPFAQVTNFSGTPGDGIDGFACEYVVRSATDFTLAPRDWGYTEAATITTAGLTAWRALVVNGSLKAGEKVLLLGTGGVSIAALQLTKAMGAQVICTSSSNDKLDHAKILGADYLINYQEIPEWGKKVLEITEENGVDHVIEVGGPGTLDQSIIAAKAGGHIALIGILTGQQGTLSTRRLMTKQVRLQGLIVGNRRQQKDYIAALEQTGIRPIIDCSFTLDKLADAFYRMQSGQHFGKIVIEW, from the coding sequence ATGAAAGCTGTTACGATTCGCTCACCTGGAGGTCTTGATCGCCTTGAAATTTCTAATTTACCTGATCCGGGTACACCCGGATTTGATCAGATTCGAGTAGCAGTTCATGCCTCATCATTAAATTTTCACGATCTTTTAGTTGCTAATGGAAGCATTCCTACAGCTGATGGTCGAGTACTTATGGCAGATGCAGCAGGGGTGGTTGAAGAGGTTGGTGAAGGTGTTACAGAATTTAAAGTAGGCGATTTAATTGTATCTTGTTTTTTTCCTCAGTGGCAAGATGGTTTACCATTTGCACAAGTTACTAACTTTTCAGGAACCCCAGGTGATGGTATCGATGGTTTTGCTTGTGAATATGTAGTACGGTCAGCTACAGATTTTACCTTGGCTCCCCGTGACTGGGGGTATACTGAAGCAGCTACGATTACTACAGCTGGACTAACTGCTTGGCGAGCATTAGTTGTAAACGGCTCTCTGAAAGCAGGTGAAAAAGTTTTATTGTTAGGTACAGGTGGGGTATCCATTGCCGCATTGCAGCTTACTAAAGCGATGGGTGCTCAAGTAATATGTACTTCCTCTTCTAATGATAAATTGGATCATGCCAAAATATTAGGTGCTGATTATTTGATTAACTACCAAGAAATACCAGAATGGGGTAAAAAGGTATTAGAAATTACAGAAGAAAATGGTGTAGATCATGTAATTGAAGTAGGAGGACCTGGTACTTTAGATCAGTCAATTATTGCAGCAAAAGCAGGTGGTCATATTGCATTAATTGGTATCCTTACAGGGCAACAAGGTACCCTATCTACTCGCCGTTTAATGACTAAGCAAGTTAGGTTACAGGGCCTAATTGTAGGTAATCGCCGCCAACAAAAAGATTATATAGCTGCACTGGAACAAACAGGTATACGGCCAATTATCGATTGTAGTTTTACCTTAGATAAGCTTGCTGATGCATTCTATCGAATGCAAAGTGGTCAGCATTTTGGAAAAATTGTAATTGAATGGTAG
- a CDS encoding GNAT family N-acetyltransferase yields MIRQATLSDLDCLIFLEHSCFNSDRLSHRQLRYMLTQANGQILVAEQSGAILGYGLLLFKKNSSISRLYSIAVASTARRKRIGEALVRESEIFAQTRGSTALRLEIRVDNHASLRLFHQLGYKKIKELRGYYEDGTDGVRLEKQFK; encoded by the coding sequence GTGATTCGACAAGCTACTCTTTCTGATTTAGATTGCTTAATATTTTTGGAGCATAGTTGTTTCAATTCTGATCGCCTTTCTCATCGCCAGCTTCGCTATATGCTTACTCAAGCTAATGGGCAAATACTAGTCGCTGAGCAAAGCGGAGCAATATTAGGTTATGGATTATTGTTATTCAAGAAAAATTCAAGTATATCCCGTTTATATTCTATCGCAGTAGCATCGACTGCTCGCAGAAAAAGAATTGGGGAAGCACTCGTTAGAGAATCTGAAATTTTTGCTCAAACCCGAGGATCTACTGCTCTTCGTTTAGAAATTCGAGTAGATAACCACGCTTCATTAAGGCTATTTCATCAATTAGGATACAAAAAAATTAAAGAGCTCAGAGGTTATTATGAAGACGGTACGGATGGAGTACGCCTAGAGAAACAGTTTAAATGA
- the argA gene encoding amino-acid N-acetyltransferase, translating into MANSTHLLPEIHWLRNSSPYIYAHRGKTFVISFSGAFILDTKFLYFVQDVALLYSLGIRIVLVHGAETQIENILTQSNLNLSEINGTQIIHSELLPHIKAALGTTRIELESLFSIGLTHSFMAGMSIQILSGNFITARPLGVRDGVDYCHRGEIRKIDINTIQQSLSQGSIVLISPIGYSPTGESFYLDREEIATEIAIAMSADKLIFMMQSTKIDSVSLPQELAPTGVTQFIQSYPKLHPSLITHLLNAAHASQSGVKRVHIISQDTDGALLMELFKRDGVGILITEAIFEDTKKATIEDVGGILELITPLEQKGLLVRRPREQLETEIDHFIVMERDKMIIACAALYPFAKEKVGELACLVVHPEYRKSGRATALLATIEKAAKQKGLTQLCVLTTQTFHWFQERGFTLSSLESLPENKRVFYNYQRNSKVLMKLL; encoded by the coding sequence ATGGCTAATTCTACTCACTTACTACCAGAAATTCATTGGCTCAGAAACTCCTCCCCCTATATTTATGCCCATCGAGGAAAAACTTTTGTTATTTCCTTCAGCGGAGCATTTATCTTAGATACTAAATTTCTTTACTTTGTCCAAGATGTAGCACTCTTATATAGTTTAGGAATACGTATTGTATTAGTACATGGTGCAGAAACTCAAATTGAAAATATTCTCACTCAAAGTAATTTAAATTTAAGTGAGATTAATGGTACACAAATTATACATTCTGAACTCCTGCCTCACATTAAAGCAGCACTTGGCACTACTCGAATTGAATTAGAGTCTTTGTTTTCCATAGGGCTAACTCATTCTTTTATGGCTGGAATGAGTATACAAATACTATCAGGTAATTTTATTACAGCTCGCCCTTTAGGCGTAAGAGATGGTGTGGACTATTGCCATAGAGGAGAAATAAGAAAGATAGATATTAATACAATACAACAGTCCCTAAGCCAAGGTTCCATTGTGCTGATTTCCCCTATAGGTTACTCTCCTACAGGAGAGTCTTTTTATCTTGATAGGGAAGAGATCGCTACGGAAATAGCAATAGCAATGAGTGCAGATAAGCTTATTTTTATGATGCAATCTACTAAGATAGACTCAGTATCTCTGCCTCAAGAGCTAGCCCCTACAGGAGTAACTCAATTTATCCAATCCTATCCTAAACTCCATCCATCTTTAATCACCCATTTACTCAACGCAGCCCATGCAAGCCAGTCTGGAGTAAAGAGAGTGCATATCATTAGTCAAGATACGGATGGTGCGTTGCTTATGGAGCTGTTTAAGCGAGATGGGGTAGGAATACTCATTACTGAAGCTATTTTTGAAGATACTAAAAAAGCAACTATAGAGGATGTAGGGGGAATTTTAGAACTAATCACTCCTCTTGAACAAAAAGGACTATTAGTACGAAGACCCAGAGAACAATTAGAAACTGAAATTGATCACTTTATCGTTATGGAGCGAGACAAAATGATTATCGCTTGTGCTGCACTATATCCTTTTGCAAAAGAGAAAGTAGGAGAGCTTGCATGTTTAGTCGTTCATCCAGAATATCGTAAATCAGGACGGGCTACTGCCTTATTAGCAACAATTGAAAAAGCAGCAAAACAAAAAGGATTAACGCAACTTTGCGTGCTTACCACACAAACTTTCCACTGGTTTCAAGAGCGAGGATTTACTCTATCCAGCCTGGAATCGCTACCTGAAAATAAACGAGTATTTTATAATTATCAACGCAATAGCAAAGTTTTAATGAAACTTCTATAG
- a CDS encoding RNA pyrophosphohydrolase, with product MIDQDGFRENVGIILCNPNNKVLWARRIKEQAWQFPQGGVKKNETPEEAAYRELEEEIGIKQNHTEIIGCTRNWLHYRLPQHFIRYGNKPLCIGQKQIWYLFRFIGQHQDVQLNFSNVPEFDYWRWVNYWHPLNEIVYFKRKVYHRALNELAPLIFPDYRPFRPRRHYRSLYKYNKR from the coding sequence ATGATTGACCAAGATGGCTTTAGAGAAAATGTAGGAATTATTCTATGTAATCCTAATAATAAAGTGTTGTGGGCACGGCGTATTAAAGAGCAGGCATGGCAGTTTCCTCAAGGTGGGGTAAAAAAAAATGAGACCCCAGAGGAAGCGGCATATCGGGAATTAGAAGAAGAGATTGGAATAAAACAAAATCACACAGAAATTATTGGTTGCACTCGGAATTGGTTGCATTATCGCCTTCCTCAGCATTTTATTCGTTATGGTAATAAACCCTTATGTATTGGTCAAAAACAGATTTGGTACTTATTCCGCTTTATTGGTCAGCATCAAGATGTACAGCTAAATTTTTCTAATGTTCCAGAATTTGATTATTGGCGCTGGGTAAACTATTGGCACCCTCTAAACGAAATCGTTTACTTTAAACGTAAGGTATATCATAGAGCGCTAAATGAGCTGGCACCCTTAATTTTTCCTGATTATCGCCCTTTTAGGCCTAGAAGACATTATAGAAGTTTATATAAATACAATAAGCGTTGA
- a CDS encoding histidinol-phosphatase, whose translation MGLAIFDLDNTLIGGDSDYLWNLFLAELDIIDGTNRIAKNEVFYQQYLDGTLNIYEFLTFQFEPLKNHPFNQLITWRAQYIKEKIQPIILPKALELISFHQRQGHTLLIITATNRFITQPIAEILGVQHLIATEPEMQDGCYTGRVEGTPSYREGKITRLHEWLALQHLSLDNPSWFYSDSHNDIPLLEQVTYPTVVDPDKKLATHAKNQGWKIISLRT comes from the coding sequence ATGGGATTAGCAATATTTGATTTAGATAATACATTGATTGGAGGAGATTCTGATTATTTATGGAATTTATTCTTGGCAGAATTAGACATTATTGATGGCACTAACCGAATAGCAAAAAATGAGGTGTTCTATCAACAGTACTTGGATGGTACTCTAAATATTTACGAGTTCCTTACTTTTCAATTTGAGCCACTAAAAAACCATCCTTTCAACCAACTGATTACGTGGCGAGCCCAATATATTAAAGAAAAAATTCAGCCTATTATTTTACCTAAAGCCTTAGAATTAATTAGTTTTCATCAAAGGCAAGGACATACATTACTGATTATTACAGCAACTAATCGATTTATTACCCAACCTATTGCAGAAATACTAGGTGTGCAGCACCTCATTGCGACTGAACCAGAAATGCAAGATGGTTGTTATACGGGAAGAGTAGAAGGAACGCCTTCTTATCGAGAGGGTAAAATAACTCGTTTACACGAGTGGTTAGCTCTGCAACATCTATCTTTAGATAATCCTAGCTGGTTTTATAGTGATTCTCATAATGATATTCCTTTGTTAGAGCAAGTCACCTATCCCACTGTAGTAGATCCAGATAAAAAATTAGCAACCCATGCTAAAAATCAAGGTTGGAAAATCATCAGTTTGAGAACGTAG
- a CDS encoding XrtA/PEP-CTERM system-associated ATPase: MYQIFYNLTGRAFQLSVNPQFFYGSTIHKRAISYLRYGLIQGEGFIAITGPVGTGKSMLVQMLISELENDVIATQIGTTQLESSDMLRYIAASYHLTYEGLTKAALLKNLESFLINQTQRGRRVLLIVDEAQDLPSDSLEELRLLSNFQINGKALLQCFLLGQNELRQILALKSMEHLRQRIIAAYHLSPLGREETQGYIEHRLKHVGWSKDPVITHDAYQLIYEHTQGIPRRINIFCERLLLHAYTEELHTINEDAVKSVIKETSLESFTNESTFSN; encoded by the coding sequence ATGTATCAAATTTTTTATAATTTAACGGGAAGAGCTTTTCAGCTCAGTGTAAACCCTCAATTTTTTTATGGGAGTACTATCCATAAACGGGCTATTTCCTATCTACGCTATGGCTTAATACAAGGGGAGGGATTTATTGCAATTACTGGTCCAGTAGGTACTGGTAAAAGCATGCTCGTCCAAATGCTTATTTCAGAGCTTGAGAATGATGTCATTGCCACCCAAATAGGTACGACTCAATTAGAATCAAGCGATATGCTCCGTTACATTGCTGCTTCTTATCACCTAACTTATGAAGGGTTAACGAAAGCTGCATTATTAAAAAATCTTGAATCTTTTTTAATTAACCAAACCCAAAGAGGTAGGCGTGTACTGTTAATTGTAGATGAAGCCCAAGATCTACCCTCAGATTCTCTTGAAGAGTTAAGACTTCTTTCTAATTTCCAAATTAATGGTAAAGCATTATTGCAATGTTTTTTGCTTGGGCAAAATGAATTGCGGCAAATTTTAGCTTTAAAAAGTATGGAACACTTACGGCAAAGAATCATTGCTGCCTACCATCTTAGCCCTCTGGGTAGAGAAGAAACTCAAGGCTATATTGAACATCGTTTAAAACATGTGGGTTGGAGTAAAGATCCTGTGATCACTCATGATGCTTATCAATTAATATATGAACATACCCAAGGTATCCCCCGGCGAATCAATATTTTTTGTGAGCGATTATTGCTTCATGCCTATACTGAAGAATTACATACTATCAATGAGGATGCGGTTAAATCCGTTATTAAAGAGACGAGTTTAGAGAGTTTTACGAATGAATCTACGTTCTCAAACTGA
- a CDS encoding UDP-glucose dehydrogenase family protein, giving the protein MKVTIFGSGYVGLVTGVCLAEIGNEVLCIDIDEQKITALKQGKSPIYEPGLEALLQKNIEGNRIDFTTDISRGVAHGLFQFIAVGTPPDEDGSADLQYVLAAAQSIAESMEDYRIIVNKSTVPVGTANKVKETIQKTLDIRKVNFEFDVVSNPEFLKEGAAIEDFMKPDRVIIGTDNPRTTELLRVLYAPFNRNHNRLITMDIRSAELTKYAANAMLATKISFMNELANLSEKLGANIEQIRQGIGADPRIGYHFIYPGCGYGGSCFPKDVKALERTAREVGYNAQLLSAVEAVNDRQKNILFQKIKNHFKGNLSGKTIALWGLAFKPNTDDMREAPSRTLMEALWEENVQVQAYDPVAMGEAQRIYGKEEKITLCKTPEAALENADTLAIVTEWNIFRSPDFEKIKSTLKEAVIFDGRNLYDPLLLAKLGITYYSIGR; this is encoded by the coding sequence ATGAAAGTTACAATTTTTGGATCAGGTTATGTAGGGCTAGTTACTGGAGTTTGCTTAGCAGAGATAGGTAATGAAGTCCTTTGTATAGATATTGATGAGCAGAAGATTACAGCCCTAAAACAAGGAAAATCTCCAATCTATGAACCTGGATTGGAAGCTCTATTACAAAAGAATATAGAGGGGAATCGAATTGATTTTACTACAGATATATCTCGGGGAGTAGCTCATGGTCTTTTTCAATTTATTGCGGTAGGCACTCCTCCTGATGAAGACGGATCTGCTGATCTACAGTATGTACTTGCTGCTGCTCAAAGTATAGCCGAATCTATGGAAGATTATCGGATTATTGTTAATAAATCTACTGTGCCGGTTGGTACTGCCAATAAGGTCAAAGAAACCATTCAAAAAACCCTAGATATTCGGAAAGTGAATTTCGAGTTTGATGTGGTTTCAAACCCTGAATTTCTTAAAGAAGGAGCAGCAATTGAAGATTTTATGAAGCCCGATCGGGTTATTATTGGCACTGATAACCCTCGAACCACCGAGTTACTGCGGGTATTGTATGCCCCTTTTAATAGAAATCATAATCGATTAATTACTATGGATATTCGATCAGCAGAGCTGACCAAATATGCTGCAAATGCTATGCTTGCTACTAAAATTAGCTTTATGAATGAGCTAGCTAATCTTTCTGAAAAATTAGGGGCGAATATTGAGCAAATCCGCCAAGGAATTGGTGCTGATCCTCGAATTGGCTATCACTTTATCTATCCTGGGTGCGGCTATGGTGGATCTTGTTTTCCTAAAGATGTAAAAGCACTAGAACGTACTGCTCGGGAAGTTGGCTACAATGCACAGTTACTTAGTGCTGTTGAAGCAGTCAATGATCGGCAAAAAAATATACTTTTTCAAAAGATAAAAAATCATTTCAAAGGCAATCTTTCAGGAAAGACTATTGCACTCTGGGGACTTGCATTTAAACCCAATACAGATGATATGCGGGAAGCTCCTAGCCGTACTCTGATGGAAGCACTTTGGGAAGAAAATGTACAAGTGCAAGCCTACGATCCAGTAGCCATGGGGGAGGCTCAACGTATTTATGGAAAAGAAGAAAAAATTACTTTATGTAAAACGCCAGAAGCTGCATTAGAAAATGCAGATACATTGGCTATTGTGACAGAATGGAACATATTTCGTAGCCCAGATTTTGAAAAAATCAAATCTACTTTAAAAGAGGCTGTTATTTTTGATGGTCGTAATTTATACGATCCTTTGCTCTTAGCAAAGCTAGGTATTACTTATTATTCAATTGGACGGTAA
- the gatB gene encoding Asp-tRNA(Asn)/Glu-tRNA(Gln) amidotransferase subunit GatB has translation MQWEPIIGLEIHTQLATQSKIFSGAATAYGALPNTQACAVDLGLPGVLPVLNEAAVKMAVKFGLGIHADITHHSVFARKNYFYPDLPKGYQISQYELPIVTKGYITIRLEDGIEKKINITRAHLEEDAGKSLHEDFQGMTGIDLNRAGTPLLEIVSEPELRSAKEAVAYMKKIHTLVCYLGICDGNMQEGSFRCDANVSVRPLGQETFGTRTELKNINSFRFVERAIEYEIERQIEILESGGTITQETRLFDPSKNETRPMRSKEEAMDYRYFPDPDLLPLVIDDEFIATIKTTLPELPDTKRKRFINEYQLSAYDADVLTSSRELADYYEQTVQAVGGEPKLCANWVMGDLAGALNKEGKEIQQCPVSPQQLGGLIQRIVDNTISGKIAKTVFEQMYDQQGEADEIIERSGLKQVTDTASIEKLIDEVLAANPEQLEQYRSGKDKLFGFFVGQAMKVSKGKANPQQLNELLKKKLNS, from the coding sequence ATGCAATGGGAACCGATTATTGGGTTAGAAATTCACACCCAGCTTGCTACGCAATCTAAAATTTTTTCGGGTGCAGCTACTGCCTATGGTGCTTTACCAAACACTCAAGCCTGTGCAGTAGATTTAGGCTTACCCGGAGTACTTCCAGTGCTTAATGAAGCAGCAGTAAAAATGGCAGTTAAATTTGGCTTAGGAATCCATGCCGATATCACCCATCATTCTGTATTTGCTCGCAAGAATTATTTTTACCCAGATTTACCTAAAGGCTACCAAATCAGCCAGTATGAACTCCCCATTGTAACGAAAGGTTATATTACTATTAGATTAGAAGATGGCATCGAGAAGAAAATTAACATTACTCGAGCTCATTTAGAAGAAGATGCAGGCAAATCTCTCCACGAAGACTTTCAGGGAATGACTGGGATCGATTTAAATCGAGCAGGCACACCCTTATTAGAAATCGTCTCAGAGCCAGAGCTACGATCTGCAAAAGAAGCAGTCGCTTATATGAAAAAAATCCATACCTTAGTGTGTTATTTAGGGATTTGCGATGGAAACATGCAGGAGGGATCTTTTCGTTGTGATGCAAATGTCTCCGTACGTCCCCTTGGGCAAGAAACTTTTGGTACCCGTACAGAGCTTAAAAATATCAACTCTTTCCGTTTTGTAGAACGAGCTATTGAATATGAAATTGAACGACAAATTGAAATCCTAGAATCGGGGGGCACCATTACCCAAGAAACCCGCTTGTTTGATCCCAGTAAAAATGAAACTCGACCCATGCGCAGTAAAGAAGAAGCTATGGATTATCGCTATTTTCCGGATCCTGATTTGCTGCCTTTAGTGATTGATGATGAATTTATTGCGACAATTAAAACGACCCTGCCGGAACTTCCTGATACCAAGCGGAAACGGTTTATTAATGAATACCAGCTCTCTGCTTATGATGCAGACGTGTTAACTTCAAGCCGAGAGTTAGCAGATTACTATGAGCAAACTGTACAAGCGGTAGGTGGAGAACCTAAGCTTTGTGCCAATTGGGTAATGGGAGATTTAGCTGGTGCCTTAAATAAAGAAGGTAAAGAAATTCAACAATGCCCTGTTTCTCCTCAGCAACTAGGAGGATTAATTCAACGAATTGTCGATAATACAATCTCTGGAAAAATTGCAAAAACAGTCTTTGAGCAAATGTATGATCAGCAAGGTGAAGCTGATGAAATTATTGAACGTTCTGGATTAAAGCAGGTGACTGATACTGCGAGTATTGAAAAACTTATTGATGAAGTACTAGCAGCTAACCCTGAGCAGCTCGAACAGTATCGATCTGGAAAAGATAAGCTATTTGGCTTCTTCGTAGGCCAAGCGATGAAAGTATCTAAGGGTAAAGCCAATCCCCAACAATTAAATGAGTTGCTTAAGAAAAAATTGAATAGCTAA
- a CDS encoding CotH kinase family protein, producing the protein MIYIRKSQLFIGVALLLFAFSDQSEAFSLNTPITQLTIHPGEQNVPIEISVADDGSNEPVVITMTNLPAGITVTPVTLNPGDSGVLTLSASPLAGQGKVPQEENIDDDKGLPAQSKGTDWQTIATLVGAVGSVQVTQSISLTMSLSDPAFLPREIDLPAIHIDTDNSASIIDDNYVNGIITITSPDGENYLPNPTHSDNTARFKVHGNSTANMPKLSYTIKLSKKMDVLSTMGLDCGYVDKDSGQPTCGSKKTYFLLANYDDKTFLRNWAAFWLANHIPYGGDYLDETPVPLAYTGIIPTPSGTSEHMPWAPHSLFVALYLNNIYEGLYQLVEKRDIGEHQVNIDELSELDTELPQITGGYLNEIDHHQPDPDDPRFDTNQGVPINLKNPDTFPAVPEQIQYITDYVNEAETALYSIDFTDPETGWRKYFDEAAAINFYIVNDVMGNRDTGAMYSSAYFYKARNNPFLYMGPVWDFDISSGNDNQADIKNPTALWMQTKRWYSQFFKDPGFAADVKKQWNTLKRNGVFDQWLGLIQLEAQKLNQAQRDNNDRWPMQGIRVWPNAEAAGSYQGEIDYFTNWLKLRIAYLDSVFNNDKATTTTTITDVPNSIIHQGELTTLSAQVEGASSLTGSIGFMRSGVLVGMAPIENGQATLTTNQIPAGTFQFTAVYTGDENNALSSSNPQTIVVAKPLIQTVTSLASSGDSNFALSVIPTVGGVIPTGQVVLNGTAISGKSLGTTTLSGDGTASFSDISIPGTGEGTINTSVTADYIGNDFYRASTSNSIISSLHYLFAPDPTDSNPPNSGSGSSPSNPNPPSSGSGSSPSNPNPPNPPSSGPGSSPSNPEASASRFNSIIRGYHPSVPIPNPPTYNLGLSTSTFSPSIREYHLSAPIPNPPAYNSEVPTSNLPVLSCENNTSTFASSSTKSRNGNSLSRSNTSGSSFAIIPSFTDSSISNSLNQRQSSPIIVACNSEGTCNRAIQTLCNKE; encoded by the coding sequence ATGATTTATATTAGAAAATCCCAACTGTTTATAGGGGTTGCTCTTCTTTTGTTTGCTTTTTCTGATCAGAGTGAAGCCTTTAGTTTAAATACCCCAATAACACAATTAACCATCCATCCAGGAGAGCAAAACGTTCCTATAGAAATATCTGTCGCAGATGACGGCAGTAATGAACCAGTAGTAATTACTATGACTAATCTTCCTGCTGGCATAACTGTTACACCAGTCACACTAAATCCAGGAGATTCTGGTGTGCTTACTTTAAGTGCATCACCTTTAGCAGGTCAAGGTAAAGTACCACAAGAAGAAAATATTGATGATGATAAAGGACTTCCTGCTCAGAGCAAAGGAACTGACTGGCAAACCATCGCTACCCTAGTTGGCGCGGTAGGATCTGTTCAGGTTACACAATCTATTTCTTTAACTATGTCTCTTTCAGATCCTGCATTTTTGCCCAGAGAGATTGATCTACCTGCTATACATATTGATACGGATAATAGTGCTTCAATTATTGATGACAATTATGTTAATGGCATAATTACAATTACTTCTCCTGATGGAGAAAACTATTTACCTAACCCAACGCACTCAGACAATACAGCAAGGTTTAAGGTACATGGAAACTCTACAGCAAACATGCCTAAACTTTCTTACACCATTAAATTAAGTAAAAAAATGGATGTTTTATCCACCATGGGGCTTGATTGTGGTTATGTAGATAAAGATTCAGGGCAACCGACGTGTGGAAGTAAGAAAACTTATTTCTTGCTTGCCAACTATGACGATAAAACTTTTTTACGAAACTGGGCAGCATTTTGGCTAGCGAATCATATCCCCTATGGAGGAGATTACCTTGATGAAACTCCAGTACCTCTAGCTTATACAGGCATTATTCCTACCCCAAGTGGCACTTCAGAACATATGCCTTGGGCACCTCACTCATTATTCGTTGCACTTTATTTAAATAACATCTATGAGGGACTGTATCAATTAGTTGAAAAACGAGATATTGGCGAGCATCAAGTCAATATAGATGAACTTTCCGAATTAGATACCGAGCTGCCTCAAATTACTGGAGGATATCTTAATGAAATTGATCATCATCAACCTGATCCTGATGATCCTAGATTTGACACAAACCAAGGAGTTCCAATTAATCTAAAGAATCCTGATACTTTCCCTGCAGTACCAGAACAGATTCAGTACATTACTGATTATGTCAATGAAGCTGAAACAGCGCTTTACTCTATAGATTTTACCGATCCAGAAACCGGATGGCGTAAGTATTTTGATGAAGCAGCAGCCATCAATTTTTATATTGTCAACGACGTAATGGGTAATCGAGATACGGGTGCTATGTATAGCAGTGCCTATTTCTATAAAGCACGAAATAACCCTTTTCTTTATATGGGACCGGTATGGGATTTTGATATTAGCTCGGGCAATGATAATCAGGCAGACATTAAAAACCCAACTGCTCTGTGGATGCAAACTAAGCGTTGGTATAGTCAATTTTTTAAAGACCCAGGATTTGCAGCTGATGTAAAAAAGCAATGGAATACCTTAAAACGTAATGGGGTATTTGATCAATGGTTAGGGTTAATTCAGTTAGAAGCACAAAAATTAAATCAAGCCCAAAGAGACAACAATGACAGATGGCCTATGCAAGGCATCAGGGTATGGCCTAATGCAGAAGCTGCAGGTAGTTATCAGGGGGAAATCGATTATTTTACTAACTGGTTAAAACTACGTATTGCTTACTTAGACTCAGTATTTAACAATGATAAAGCAACCACTACTACTACCATTACAGATGTACCCAACTCTATAATACATCAAGGTGAGTTAACTACCTTATCTGCACAAGTAGAGGGGGCATCTTCTTTAACAGGTAGTATAGGATTCATGAGAAGCGGAGTACTTGTAGGGATGGCTCCCATAGAAAATGGACAAGCTACTTTAACAACTAATCAGATTCCTGCAGGCACTTTTCAATTTACTGCTGTTTATACTGGCGATGAAAACAATGCACTTTCTTCTTCCAATCCACAAACCATAGTAGTAGCCAAACCATTGATTCAAACTGTGACTAGCTTAGCTAGCTCTGGAGATAGTAATTTTGCCCTATCTGTTATTCCAACGGTTGGTGGTGTAATTCCTACAGGTCAAGTAGTACTTAATGGTACGGCAATTTCAGGTAAGTCTTTAGGAACAACAACTTTAAGTGGTGATGGAACAGCTAGCTTCTCTGATATTTCCATACCTGGTACAGGGGAGGGCACTATTAATACCAGTGTCACTGCAGATTATATAGGAAATGATTTTTATAGAGCATCTACCTCTAACTCTATTATAAGTTCGTTACATTATTTATTTGCCCCTGATCCAACTGACTCTAATCCACCTAACTCTGGTTCAGGATCATCTCCTTCTAATCCTAATCCACCTAGCTCTGGTTCAGGATCGTCTCCTTCTAACCCTAATCCGCCTAATCCGCCTAGCTCTGGTCCGGGATCGTCTCCTTCTAATCCTGAGGCGTCCGCTTCTAGATTCAATTCAATAATTCGTGGATATCACCCATCAGTGCCTATTCCAAATCCACCTACCTATAATCTTGGATTATCTACTTCTACTTTTAGCCCATCAATCCGTGAATACCATTTATCAGCACCAATCCCAAACCCACCTGCCTATAATTCAGAGGTGCCTACGTCTAATCTACCTGTTCTCTCTTGTGAGAATAATACTTCTACTTTTGCAAGTTCTTCTACTAAGAGCAGGAACGGAAATTCCTTGAGTAGAAGTAATACCTCTGGAAGTTCCTTTGCTATTATTCCTTCTTTTACAGATTCTTCTATCAGTAATTCACTTAATCAAAGACAATCTAGTCCAATAATAGTAGCTTGTAATTCAGAGGGTACTTGTAATCGGGCGATACAAACCCTTTGCAATAAAGAATAG